A stretch of Halostagnicola kamekurae DNA encodes these proteins:
- the mfnA gene encoding tyrosine decarboxylase MfnA yields the protein MQVEPQTFDRVLSSMCTEPHPDARTAAERFLATNPGDPGTYPAITELEEEAVSTLGEIAGLDSPAGYVASGGTEANIQAVRIARDRFESRDAGRLSNRSETEMPNVVMPESGHFSFQKAANVLGVKLRIVPTDEDHRADLEAVRHSVDERTALVVGVAGTTEYGRVDPIPELGEIARSVDALFHVDAAWGGFVLPFTDYEWNFSHAPIDTMAIDPHKMGQAAVPAGGLLARDETLLDELAIDTPYLESTSQATLTGTRSGAGVASAVAAMEALWPGGYRRQYARSQRNADWLADALVARGFEVVEPTLPLVAADVPVSTFDSLRREGWRISRTATDEMRIVCMPHVTRSMLEAFIADLDRLQCRASVPVISDD from the coding sequence ATGCAGGTCGAGCCGCAGACGTTTGACCGGGTGCTGTCCTCGATGTGCACCGAACCGCACCCGGACGCGCGTACGGCGGCCGAACGCTTTCTCGCGACGAACCCCGGCGACCCGGGAACGTACCCGGCCATCACCGAACTCGAGGAGGAAGCGGTGTCGACGCTCGGCGAGATAGCGGGTCTCGACTCGCCCGCGGGCTACGTCGCGAGCGGCGGGACCGAAGCGAACATTCAGGCAGTTCGAATCGCCCGCGATCGGTTCGAGAGCCGAGACGCGGGTCGTCTATCGAACCGATCGGAAACGGAGATGCCGAACGTCGTGATGCCCGAATCCGGACACTTCAGTTTTCAAAAGGCCGCGAACGTCCTCGGCGTCAAGTTGCGGATCGTCCCCACCGACGAGGACCACCGGGCCGACCTCGAGGCAGTTCGCCACAGCGTCGACGAGCGGACGGCGCTCGTCGTCGGCGTCGCGGGAACGACCGAGTACGGTCGCGTCGACCCGATTCCGGAACTGGGCGAGATCGCCCGGTCGGTCGACGCGCTCTTTCACGTCGACGCGGCCTGGGGCGGATTCGTCCTCCCGTTTACCGACTACGAGTGGAACTTCTCGCACGCGCCGATCGATACGATGGCGATCGATCCCCACAAGATGGGACAGGCCGCGGTCCCCGCCGGCGGATTGCTCGCACGCGACGAGACGCTGCTCGACGAACTCGCGATCGACACGCCGTACCTCGAGTCGACGTCGCAAGCGACGCTGACTGGGACCAGATCGGGCGCCGGCGTCGCGAGCGCGGTCGCCGCGATGGAGGCGCTGTGGCCCGGCGGCTACCGGCGCCAGTACGCCCGGTCCCAGCGCAACGCCGACTGGCTCGCCGACGCGCTCGTCGCGCGCGGCTTCGAGGTCGTCGAACCGACGCTGCCGCTGGTCGCCGCCGACGTGCCGGTCTCGACGTTCGACTCGCTTCGACGCGAGGGGTGGCGAATCTCTCGGACGGCGACCGACGAGATGCGGATCGTCTGTATGCCCCACGTCACGCGGTCGATGCTCGAGGCGTTCATCGCGGATCTGGATCGGCTCCAGTGTCGCGCGAGCGTGCCGGTCATAAGCGACGACTGA